In Leptolyngbya sp. FACHB-261, a genomic segment contains:
- a CDS encoding DUF5682 family protein, with translation MSIHLFGIRHHGPGSARSLRQALEDLQPDVILVEGPPDAESVLPLLVHAQMQPPVALLIYNSEQPKLAAYYPFAVFSPEWQAIQFGLSRGLPVRFIDLPQMHRLVPPKPQELAEANSSLEAEPSESQPSELAQIEPTPERLNSLRHDPLAWLAKAAGYGDSERWWEHMVEQRQDSSDLFAAILEAMTALRQEVEDEPLEPLEAQREAYMRSCIRAAQKEGKRIAVVCGAWHAPALSEPFPPAKADAAVLKGLAKAKVQATWIPWTYGRLTLSSGYGAGVASPGWYHHLWQTASHSLTPHETPSPSAQATIRWLTQVARLLRQADLDASSAHVIEAVRLADSLAALRGHPLPGLTELNEATQAVLCFGDETPMRLIHSQLIVGERLGEVPEATPLVPLQQDLLKEQKRLRLKAEVQVRELDLDLRKENDLARSHLLHRLNLLTISWGKLQRVSGKSGTFHELWHLQWQPELALGLVEAGIWGNTIHDAATAFACDAAQRTADLPSLTRLLDQAMLADLPHAVTELMARFQSEAALASDIIHLMGALLPLSNVLRYGSVRAYDTDLLSHIVDGLVVRICLGLPGSCASLNDEAAAAMCSHINEVHQVVSLLQNSEHLTAWHGILAQLADQQRLHGLLAGRCCRLLLDVGQWTVEEVARRMSLSLSTANEPSQAAAWVEGLLKGSGLLLLHDDKLWQVLDAWVVAIPDDMFTAVVPLLRRTFSSFSAAERRQMGGRVRQGAVRATRSVATADFDPERANAVLPLLAQLLGVAQVR, from the coding sequence ATGAGCATCCATCTCTTCGGCATTCGCCATCATGGTCCTGGTTCAGCTCGTAGTTTGCGACAGGCGCTAGAGGACTTGCAGCCGGATGTGATTTTGGTCGAAGGACCGCCCGATGCCGAGTCTGTGCTGCCTCTGCTGGTCCACGCTCAGATGCAGCCTCCTGTGGCGCTGCTGATCTATAACTCCGAGCAGCCAAAACTTGCGGCTTACTACCCCTTCGCTGTTTTCTCGCCTGAGTGGCAGGCCATCCAGTTTGGCTTGAGCCGAGGTCTGCCAGTCCGCTTCATCGATTTGCCCCAGATGCATCGGTTGGTTCCGCCAAAACCGCAAGAACTAGCGGAAGCGAACTCGTCTCTAGAGGCAGAACCCTCAGAATCACAACCTTCAGAACTAGCTCAGATAGAACCAACCCCTGAACGCCTCAATTCCCTTCGCCACGACCCATTGGCCTGGCTAGCGAAAGCCGCGGGCTATGGCGATAGCGAACGCTGGTGGGAGCATATGGTCGAGCAGCGCCAGGACAGCAGCGATCTGTTCGCTGCCATCCTCGAAGCCATGACGGCTCTGAGGCAGGAAGTAGAAGACGAGCCCTTGGAGCCTTTGGAGGCTCAGCGTGAAGCTTACATGCGCTCCTGCATTCGCGCGGCCCAAAAAGAAGGCAAACGCATTGCTGTAGTTTGCGGTGCTTGGCATGCCCCTGCGCTAAGCGAGCCTTTTCCCCCAGCAAAGGCAGATGCCGCTGTCCTCAAGGGCCTCGCTAAAGCCAAAGTGCAAGCCACCTGGATTCCCTGGACCTACGGGCGGCTTACCTTGAGCAGCGGCTACGGCGCAGGCGTCGCCTCACCGGGCTGGTATCACCATCTCTGGCAAACCGCCTCGCATTCTCTAACTCCGCACGAAACCCCATCTCCCAGCGCTCAAGCCACGATCCGCTGGCTGACCCAGGTGGCTCGGCTGCTACGGCAGGCAGATTTAGATGCCTCCTCTGCCCACGTGATTGAAGCCGTGCGGCTAGCGGACTCATTAGCGGCACTGCGAGGTCATCCCCTGCCAGGATTAACCGAGTTGAATGAGGCAACCCAGGCAGTACTCTGCTTCGGCGACGAGACACCGATGCGCCTGATCCACAGTCAACTGATTGTGGGTGAAAGGCTAGGCGAAGTACCAGAAGCAACGCCTCTGGTGCCTTTGCAACAGGACTTGCTCAAGGAGCAAAAGCGCCTGCGCCTGAAGGCCGAAGTGCAAGTGCGTGAGCTCGATTTAGATTTGCGCAAAGAGAATGACCTTGCCCGTAGCCATCTTTTGCACCGATTGAATCTCCTGACTATCAGCTGGGGAAAACTGCAGCGGGTCAGCGGCAAGAGTGGCACTTTTCATGAGCTGTGGCACTTGCAATGGCAGCCGGAATTGGCTCTGGGCTTGGTTGAAGCCGGGATTTGGGGCAACACGATCCATGATGCTGCTACTGCCTTTGCCTGTGATGCTGCCCAACGCACGGCAGACTTGCCCAGCCTGACTCGATTGCTTGACCAAGCGATGCTGGCCGATCTACCCCATGCCGTCACCGAACTGATGGCCCGATTTCAATCTGAAGCGGCGCTGGCCAGTGACATTATTCACTTGATGGGGGCGCTACTGCCTCTGTCCAATGTGCTGCGCTATGGCAGTGTGCGAGCTTACGACACCGATTTGCTGAGTCACATCGTTGATGGCTTAGTCGTGCGTATTTGTCTTGGTTTGCCGGGTAGCTGTGCCTCACTGAATGACGAGGCCGCAGCCGCAATGTGCAGCCATATCAATGAAGTCCACCAGGTAGTGAGCCTGCTGCAAAACAGCGAGCACCTCACCGCCTGGCATGGGATTTTGGCCCAATTGGCAGATCAGCAGCGCCTCCACGGTTTGCTGGCAGGGCGCTGCTGTCGTCTCTTACTAGATGTAGGTCAGTGGACTGTTGAAGAGGTCGCACGGCGGATGAGCCTGTCTCTATCCACAGCCAATGAACCGAGTCAGGCCGCCGCTTGGGTCGAAGGATTGCTCAAGGGCAGCGGCCTCTTATTGCTGCATGACGACAAGCTCTGGCAAGTCCTAGATGCCTGGGTTGTCGCGATTCCCGACGACATGTTCACAGCAGTTGTGCCTTTGCTGCGTCGCACCTTCAGCAGCTTCTCGGCAGCGGAACGGCGCCAGATGGGCGGACGAGTGCGCCAAGGGGCGGTTCGTGCCACCCGGTCTGTCGCCACTGCCGACTTTGATCCAGAACGAGCCAACGCGGTCTTGCCGCTCTTGGCTCAACTGCTCGGCGTAGCGCAAGTGAGGTAA
- a CDS encoding AAA family ATPase: MTATVLRQHAEQQFAEELHELVRADSRQRPPSWQLSPWAVSTYLLGGKLDNGFEISPKYIGSRRLIEIAVATLATDRALLLFGVPGTAKSWVSEHLAAAISGSSTLIVQGTAGTSEEAVRYGWNYARLLADGPSLQALVPSPLMRAMETGKIARVEELTRIPADVQDSLITILSEKTLPIPELNTEVQAIKGFNLIATANNRDKGVNELSSALKRRFNTVILPVPSSADEEVEIVQRRVESLGRALELPAEPPALEEIRRLVTIFRELRNGITNDGKTKLKSPSGTLSTAEAISVLGHGLALAAHFGDGCLRSGDLAAGLIGAVVKEPVQDRVIWLEYLETVVKERDGWKALYRACREVTE, encoded by the coding sequence ATGACTGCAACTGTGCTGCGCCAACATGCCGAACAGCAGTTTGCCGAGGAACTACACGAACTCGTCCGAGCTGATAGCCGCCAACGTCCTCCTAGTTGGCAGCTTTCGCCCTGGGCGGTGTCCACTTACCTGTTGGGCGGCAAGCTCGACAACGGCTTTGAGATCTCGCCCAAGTACATTGGCAGTCGAAGGCTGATCGAGATTGCCGTGGCGACCCTGGCTACTGACCGAGCCCTGTTGTTGTTTGGTGTGCCTGGTACTGCTAAATCCTGGGTGTCTGAGCACCTAGCCGCCGCCATTTCAGGCAGTTCCACTCTGATCGTTCAGGGCACCGCAGGCACCAGTGAGGAGGCGGTTCGTTATGGCTGGAACTACGCCCGCCTGCTGGCAGATGGCCCGTCTCTACAAGCCTTGGTGCCTAGCCCCCTGATGCGAGCGATGGAAACGGGCAAAATCGCTCGGGTTGAGGAACTGACTCGCATCCCTGCTGATGTGCAGGACTCGCTAATCACGATTCTGTCGGAGAAGACCCTGCCCATCCCCGAACTCAATACAGAGGTGCAGGCAATCAAGGGCTTTAATCTGATCGCAACGGCAAACAACCGAGATAAGGGCGTCAACGAACTCTCCAGCGCCCTCAAACGTCGCTTCAATACAGTCATTCTGCCGGTGCCCAGTAGCGCTGATGAAGAAGTCGAAATCGTGCAGCGTCGGGTTGAAAGTCTAGGGCGAGCCTTAGAGCTGCCTGCCGAGCCGCCTGCCCTAGAAGAAATTCGTCGCTTGGTCACGATCTTCCGAGAGCTGCGCAATGGCATCACTAACGATGGCAAGACCAAACTTAAATCCCCCAGTGGCACCCTGAGCACGGCCGAAGCCATTTCCGTACTCGGCCATGGTTTGGCACTGGCCGCGCACTTTGGCGATGGTTGCCTGCGATCCGGTGATCTGGCGGCGGGCCTAATTGGCGCTGTGGTGAAAGAGCCTGTGCAGGATCGAGTGATCTGGCTGGAATATCTAGAAACCGTAGTCAAGGAGCGCGATGGCTGGAAGGCTCTGTACCGAGCTTGCCGGGAAGTCACTGAATGA
- a CDS encoding DUF5691 domain-containing protein → MGLWQEIISVALVGTERQSLSLAGADAALGDFLSHLEAKESAPQLLSAAAVVAHWQRAGQLPMSAPPALLEPCEREELPHCSSRAGQYLTLMLQGQYKELIPEWLARVAAAGQRVPEQHLPELLELGRTRPELHELIPNVLGKRGHWLAAQNPDWNYAVAGDDETLWQTGSRAARLLILERLRLAEPELARERLITTWSQELADDRAAFLGTLRAGLSLADEPFLEQVLDERGKQVRRIATDLLARLPESQLCQRMAERVLPLLQLTPEPRLEVSLPEACDKAMIRDGIEPQPLHSSLGKKAGWLRQMLAATVLSRLEVNLNATPAQLVQAANAGEWAQALLEGWVTAAERQQNQVWAETLLREWLSGRTPGIAVEGLMAVLPPATREAVLLPLLQRDGGQQPNKRSIALLIQGCQHAWSPELSRIYLRISADSTNAELFSWLAQSRTQIIRCLDPALLEEAATAWAPTDQTRPAWWQRHLDEALALLQFRHDLIKEITP, encoded by the coding sequence ATGGGGCTGTGGCAGGAGATCATCAGCGTTGCACTAGTGGGTACCGAGCGGCAATCTTTAAGCTTGGCGGGCGCTGATGCTGCGCTTGGGGACTTTTTGAGCCACTTAGAGGCAAAGGAATCAGCGCCGCAGCTACTCAGCGCGGCAGCAGTAGTTGCTCATTGGCAGCGAGCAGGACAATTGCCAATGAGCGCTCCACCAGCTCTGCTAGAACCTTGTGAGCGAGAAGAGTTGCCTCACTGTAGTTCTCGGGCGGGGCAATACCTGACTTTGATGTTGCAAGGGCAGTACAAAGAGCTAATTCCCGAATGGTTAGCCAGAGTGGCTGCTGCAGGGCAACGTGTGCCCGAACAACATCTGCCGGAATTGCTGGAACTGGGACGTACCCGCCCTGAGTTGCACGAGCTGATCCCGAATGTGCTGGGCAAGCGGGGCCACTGGTTGGCAGCACAGAACCCGGATTGGAACTACGCAGTTGCAGGAGATGACGAAACCCTGTGGCAAACCGGTAGCCGAGCTGCTCGACTGTTGATCCTGGAACGACTGCGGTTGGCCGAGCCGGAGCTGGCCCGTGAACGGCTAATTACGACCTGGAGCCAAGAGCTTGCAGACGACCGAGCAGCGTTTTTGGGAACCTTGCGGGCTGGGCTGAGTTTGGCGGATGAGCCGTTTTTAGAACAGGTGCTGGACGAGCGAGGAAAGCAGGTACGGCGGATCGCAACGGATTTGCTGGCTCGCTTGCCAGAGTCACAACTGTGTCAACGGATGGCCGAACGAGTGCTTCCCCTACTCCAACTGACACCTGAGCCGAGACTAGAGGTGAGCCTGCCGGAGGCCTGCGACAAAGCCATGATCCGCGATGGCATTGAGCCGCAACCGCTTCATTCCAGCTTGGGAAAGAAAGCTGGGTGGTTGCGTCAAATGCTTGCAGCTACAGTACTTTCGCGCCTGGAAGTAAACTTAAATGCCACGCCTGCTCAGCTAGTGCAAGCAGCAAATGCAGGGGAGTGGGCACAAGCACTGCTAGAGGGGTGGGTTACAGCCGCAGAACGGCAGCAGAATCAGGTTTGGGCGGAAACACTGCTGCGTGAGTGGCTCAGTGGAAGAACACCAGGAATTGCGGTCGAGGGGCTGATGGCCGTGTTGCCACCTGCAACGCGAGAGGCAGTCTTGTTGCCTTTGTTGCAGAGGGATGGGGGCCAGCAGCCTAACAAGCGTTCGATTGCACTGCTCATCCAAGGCTGTCAGCATGCCTGGAGCCCTGAGCTGAGCCGCATCTACCTGCGCATCAGTGCGGACTCTACTAATGCAGAATTGTTCTCTTGGCTAGCCCAATCCCGTACTCAGATCATCCGCTGTTTGGATCCAGCCTTGCTTGAGGAAGCAGCTACTGCTTGGGCTCCAACCGACCAGACGCGACCGGCCTGGTGGCAGCGCCACCTAGATGAGGCCCTTGCTTTGCTGCAATTCCGCCACGACTTGATCAAGGAGATCACGCCATGA
- a CDS encoding SWIM zinc finger domain-containing protein, translating into MPATWTTEQILALAPDASSAKAGKSLATLRKWQVLGQNEQVIWGECQGSGKNPYQAQIELSEPAFRCSCPSRKFPCKHGLGLLLLFEAQTNAFIFNSPPAWVTAWLASRSQRAEKQAQKQAQKERSDAVADPAAQARRLAQRQAKLTAGLQDLERWLQDLIRHGLATAQNQPYSFWDGPAARLVDAQAPGLARQLREMAGIPRSGTGWPDRLLERLGRVHLLIEGFRRLEALPPNVQADIRAGIGWTQKLGDGDQGPSDGVQSQSLIPNPQSLVDRWSVLGQRTEDQERLRVQRTWLWGQNSGQSALSLHFAVANQPLDTSLIPGTCLEAELAFYPSNYPLRALVQQRQGLPLPLDDLPGYSNLGVALAEYAKALACNPWLEQFPLALNQVIPLRQAETWAVRDETGHLLPLAPNFVQGWQLLALSGGQPLSLFGEWNGETLLPLSAWAEGRFIRF; encoded by the coding sequence ATGCCTGCAACTTGGACCACCGAACAAATTCTGGCCCTTGCTCCTGATGCCAGTTCTGCTAAGGCTGGCAAGAGTCTGGCAACTCTACGCAAGTGGCAGGTGCTGGGGCAGAACGAGCAAGTAATTTGGGGAGAGTGCCAGGGCAGCGGTAAGAATCCCTACCAAGCCCAAATTGAGCTAAGCGAACCAGCCTTCCGCTGTAGCTGTCCCAGCCGCAAGTTTCCTTGCAAGCATGGCCTGGGGCTACTTTTATTGTTTGAGGCTCAGACCAACGCCTTCATCTTCAATTCACCGCCCGCATGGGTCACGGCTTGGCTGGCCAGTCGCAGCCAGCGTGCCGAAAAGCAGGCTCAGAAACAGGCCCAGAAGGAGCGCTCCGATGCTGTTGCAGACCCTGCGGCTCAAGCTCGAAGGCTGGCACAACGGCAGGCCAAGCTGACAGCAGGCTTACAGGATCTCGAACGCTGGCTTCAAGATCTCATCCGGCACGGGCTAGCTACTGCTCAGAACCAGCCCTACAGCTTTTGGGATGGGCCAGCCGCTAGGTTAGTAGATGCCCAAGCCCCCGGTCTAGCCCGTCAACTGCGGGAAATGGCAGGAATTCCTCGCTCAGGTACAGGCTGGCCGGATCGGCTGTTGGAACGGCTTGGCCGTGTGCATCTGCTAATTGAAGGCTTTCGGCGTTTGGAAGCCCTGCCCCCCAATGTGCAAGCCGACATTCGCGCTGGCATTGGTTGGACCCAAAAGCTAGGAGATGGCGACCAAGGACCGAGTGATGGCGTCCAGAGCCAATCCCTAATCCCTAACCCTCAATCGCTTGTAGATCGCTGGTCTGTTTTGGGACAGCGCACCGAAGACCAGGAGCGTTTGCGGGTTCAACGCACTTGGTTGTGGGGACAAAACAGCGGGCAATCAGCACTCTCGCTACACTTTGCCGTTGCCAACCAACCCCTCGATACCAGCCTAATACCAGGGACTTGCTTAGAGGCAGAGCTGGCATTTTATCCCAGCAACTATCCCCTACGTGCCCTGGTTCAACAACGTCAGGGTTTGCCTCTACCTCTGGATGACTTGCCTGGGTATTCCAACCTTGGAGTTGCCTTGGCAGAGTACGCCAAGGCTCTGGCCTGCAATCCTTGGTTGGAGCAGTTTCCTCTCGCGCTCAACCAGGTAATTCCCCTACGCCAAGCCGAGACTTGGGCAGTGCGCGATGAAACCGGCCATCTACTGCCACTGGCCCCTAACTTTGTGCAGGGCTGGCAATTGCTGGCCTTGAGTGGTGGTCAGCCGCTCAGTCTCTTTGGTGAGTGGAATGGGGAAACTTTACTGCCCTTAAGCGCCTGGGCCGAGGGGCGATTCATACGGTTCTAG